One Natrinema marinum genomic window carries:
- a CDS encoding phosphopantetheine adenylyltransferase — protein MDVALGGTFDPVHDGHRRLFERAFELGDVTVGLTSDELAPKTRAVERHVRSFDDRKADLEDELASIAVDHDREFEVRKLEKPTGIATEPQFDYLVVSPETRGGGKRINEIRRENGHDPLEVVVVPHVLAEDDDIISSTRIVNGEIDEHGNVVDG, from the coding sequence ATGGACGTCGCGCTTGGTGGGACCTTCGACCCCGTACATGACGGCCACCGACGGCTGTTCGAACGGGCGTTCGAACTCGGAGACGTGACCGTCGGCTTGACCAGCGACGAGCTCGCGCCGAAAACGCGCGCCGTCGAACGGCACGTTCGATCGTTCGACGACCGAAAGGCGGACCTCGAGGACGAACTCGCGTCGATCGCGGTCGACCACGACCGCGAATTCGAGGTTCGAAAGCTCGAGAAACCGACGGGGATCGCTACCGAACCGCAGTTCGACTACCTCGTCGTCTCGCCGGAGACGCGCGGCGGGGGCAAGCGGATCAACGAGATTCGCCGCGAGAACGGTCACGATCCGCTGGAGGTCGTCGTCGTCCCGCACGTGCTGGCCGAGGACGACGACATCATCTCGAGTACGCGTATCGTCAACGGCGAGATCGACGAACACGGGAACGTCGTCGACGGGTGA
- a CDS encoding transcription initiation factor IIB family protein, whose amino-acid sequence MHSARDRVEYEPWLEELETVADRLELSSEARSCAVDLFLADVPSSDRSKRAVLAASLYAGSLVAGDGRTQGAVADAADVSRLSIQSRWKDLLESAGLEPPRW is encoded by the coding sequence ATGCACAGCGCCCGGGATCGCGTCGAGTACGAACCGTGGCTCGAGGAACTCGAGACCGTCGCCGACCGGCTCGAACTGTCGTCCGAGGCGCGGTCGTGTGCGGTCGATCTCTTCCTCGCCGACGTTCCGTCGTCCGATCGCTCGAAGCGGGCGGTTCTCGCGGCGAGCCTCTATGCCGGCTCGCTCGTCGCCGGCGACGGCCGCACGCAGGGGGCCGTCGCCGACGCCGCGGATGTCTCTCGACTGTCGATTCAGTCGCGCTGGAAGGACCTCCTCGAGTCGGCGGGACTCGAGCCCCCGCGCTGGTAA